DNA from Desertibacillus haloalkaliphilus:
TTTAAGGAAATGAAGTCATCAGCGATTTTTATTAACGCTTCACGTGGTGGACTTGTCGATGAAGACGCCTTATATGATGCACTTAAAGATGGCGAAATCGCCGGTGCAGGTCTTGATGTGTTTGCTAGTGAGCCGATCAAAGCTGATCATCCGTTATTGCAATTTGAAAATGTCACTGCACTTCCTCACATCGGCAGCGCCAGCCTTGAAACGCGCATGAAGATGGCTGAAATGACTGTCACAAACATCGCCAATGTGCTAAACGGTCATGCGCCAGTAGCGGTCGTGAATGAAGACCTTGTCGAAAAGAAGGGATCCAATGCATCAAGTTGAGTGCTGTCAAATCAATCGCTGGAATTGCTCAGATGAGGTGTATGCAACGCTTGAGGGCATTGCGGATGTTGAAGTGCACACATTTAGCTGTATCGGCAACTGCCATCAATGCCCAACGAAGGCACATGGCTTAATTGATGGGAAACGAATTGAAAACGATTCCCCGGAGAAACTACTAGAACAAGTACTTGAATTGATTCAATCATAACCAACAGAGCTTAGAGACATTGTCGTCTCTAGGCTTTTTCTATGCTGTGGTACCAATAGGGCCTACCCGTCTTGAGAGAATCTCAGACAAGAAGCTGCGCTCATCCCAATAATTGTGTGAATTCTTTTACAGTACAAGTGCTAATCGGATTGGCTTGTGGTAAAATGTTGTATAATCATTCAAAAAATTTAGAATGGCCTCTTGTAAAGTCATAGAAATCCGACTATAATGTCCATTATAGAAAAACATTTGTTTACACAGAGAATACAAAAAGCGTTGTGAGAAATTATAAAAAGTAAACGCAAATGGATAATAGAGTAGGGAGTGGAGCAGCATGGCAAACACTATATCAGTTGGACTTTTAGGGCTTGGAACAGTCGGGAGCGGGGTCATCGAGATCATTAATCGCCATCAAGAAGAACTTCGCCACCAAGTCGGAAGTACTGTTTCAGTTAAAAAAGTGTTAGTACAAAACTTGAATAAAAAACGTGCGGTTGACGTTGATGCGAATGCACTAACAACGACGGTTGAAGATATCATCGAAAACCCTGAGATCGATGTTGTCATTGAAGTGATGGGCGGTATTCAAGTGGCTAAGGAGTATATTTTAACTGCGCTGCGAAATAAAAAGCACGTCGTCACTGCGAATAAAGACTTAATGGCCCTACATGGGGCAGAGTTGCTTCAAGTTGCTTCAGAAAACGAGTGTGACCTCTTTTATGAGGCAAGTGTTGCAGGTGGCATCCCGATCATCCGTGGACTCGTCGATGGCTTGTCATCTGATCGAATCACAAAAATTATGGGAATCGTCAATGGGACGACGAACTACATTTTAACGAAGATGAGCAAGTTCGGAAGCTCTTACAATGAGGTTTTAAAAGAAGCACAAGAGCTTGGCTTTGCTGAAAGTGATCCAACTTCTGACGTCGAAGGTCTTGATGCGGCAAGAAAAATGGCAATTCTCGCGTCACTCGGC
Protein-coding regions in this window:
- a CDS encoding DUF1450 domain-containing protein, with translation MHQVECCQINRWNCSDEVYATLEGIADVEVHTFSCIGNCHQCPTKAHGLIDGKRIENDSPEKLLEQVLELIQS